Proteins from one Gibbsiella quercinecans genomic window:
- a CDS encoding SfnB family sulfur acquisition oxidoreductase — protein MTIIEEIKLATPEVHVNSTEPFSPLPRPTSPAHVITSDAEAVAVAERLAAQFASGAARRDREGLLPIAELQAFSQSGLWGINVPKAYGGAQVSYATLARVIAIVSAADSALGQIPQNHLAGVAHLIADGSESQKKALLAGVLQGLRWGNAFSEKGSATVADFKTTLRQEGDEVVINGEKFYATGALLAHIVHVVAVDAEGKPHLVILERDAPGLKVINNWSSFGQRTTASGTVILENVRAPRDRVIPVWQAFDRPTAAGPISQIIQAAVDAGIARGTIADTLSFVREKSRPWIDSGQTRAADDVFTIAAIGDLEIRLHAAEALLWRAGQLIDTALATPNEETVAAAAVATAEAKVLTTEIAVLAGNKLFELAGTRATLAEYNLDRHWRNARTHTLHDPVRWKYFHVGNYYLNNINPPRHAWN, from the coding sequence ATGACTATCATCGAAGAGATCAAACTTGCCACGCCTGAAGTCCATGTTAATTCCACCGAGCCGTTTTCACCCTTACCGCGCCCAACCTCGCCTGCGCACGTTATCACCAGCGATGCCGAGGCGGTTGCCGTTGCGGAGCGCCTGGCGGCGCAGTTCGCCAGCGGCGCCGCACGCCGCGATCGCGAGGGGCTATTGCCGATAGCCGAGTTGCAAGCCTTCTCGCAAAGCGGCCTTTGGGGCATCAACGTGCCAAAAGCCTATGGCGGTGCGCAAGTGTCTTATGCCACGCTGGCACGGGTTATCGCCATCGTTTCCGCCGCGGATTCCGCTCTGGGGCAGATACCGCAAAACCATCTGGCCGGAGTGGCCCACTTAATTGCCGACGGCAGCGAGAGCCAAAAAAAGGCGCTGTTAGCCGGCGTATTGCAAGGGCTGCGTTGGGGCAACGCCTTTTCTGAAAAAGGCTCGGCTACCGTGGCCGATTTCAAAACCACCCTGCGCCAGGAAGGCGATGAGGTGGTGATCAACGGCGAGAAGTTTTACGCCACCGGCGCGTTGCTGGCGCACATCGTTCATGTGGTGGCGGTGGATGCCGAAGGCAAACCACACCTGGTTATTCTCGAACGCGATGCGCCAGGGCTGAAGGTGATTAACAACTGGTCCAGCTTTGGGCAGCGCACCACCGCCTCGGGCACGGTTATTCTTGAGAACGTCCGCGCGCCGCGCGACCGCGTCATCCCGGTATGGCAAGCGTTCGATCGCCCAACCGCCGCCGGGCCGATTTCGCAAATCATCCAGGCGGCGGTTGACGCGGGCATCGCCCGTGGCACCATCGCCGATACCCTGAGTTTTGTGCGTGAAAAATCGCGCCCCTGGATCGACAGTGGCCAAACGCGAGCCGCCGACGATGTGTTTACCATTGCCGCCATCGGCGATCTTGAAATCCGCCTGCACGCGGCGGAAGCGTTGCTGTGGCGCGCAGGCCAGTTGATCGATACTGCGCTGGCCACGCCGAATGAAGAAACGGTGGCCGCCGCCGCTGTCGCCACCGCCGAGGCAAAGGTGCTCACCACCGAGATCGCCGTTCTGGCCGGGAATAAGCTGTTTGAGCTGGCTGGCACGCGCGCCACGCTGGCCGAATACAACCTTGACCGCCACTGGCGCAATGCCCGCACCCATACGCTGCACGATCCGGTGCGTTGGAAATACTTCCACGTCGGCAACTACTACCTGAACAACATCAACCCACCGCGCCACGCATGGAATTAA
- a CDS encoding GNAT family N-acetyltransferase, which produces MEIVIRGSEPEDAQSYQRIYSDPTVYANTLQLPYPSVAYWRNKLAQNESIGRVSFVAEVEGRVVGDITLFTTNNPRIRHVVGLGIGVDPAFAGRGVGSKLLATGIDYAFNWLAAVRMELEVFTDNERAIGLYRKFGFAAEGVQRQAAFRNGQYCDVMLMAKLK; this is translated from the coding sequence ATGGAGATAGTTATCCGGGGCAGTGAGCCGGAAGATGCCCAAAGCTACCAGCGGATTTACAGCGATCCAACGGTGTATGCCAATACGCTGCAACTGCCTTACCCATCGGTAGCCTATTGGCGCAATAAGCTGGCGCAAAACGAAAGCATCGGCCGGGTGAGCTTTGTGGCGGAAGTTGAAGGCCGGGTGGTGGGGGATATCACGCTATTTACCACCAATAATCCCAGGATCCGGCACGTGGTCGGGCTGGGTATCGGCGTCGATCCGGCGTTCGCCGGCCGTGGAGTGGGCTCCAAACTGTTGGCAACCGGCATTGATTACGCCTTCAACTGGCTTGCCGCCGTGCGGATGGAACTTGAAGTGTTTACGGATAACGAAAGGGCCATCGGCCTGTACCGGAAGTTTGGTTTTGCGGCCGAGGGCGTGCAGCGCCAAGCCGCCTTCAGGAACGGCCAGTATTGCGATGTGATGCTGATGGCCAAACTCAAATAA
- a CDS encoding DNA-binding transcriptional regulator YciT, whose protein sequence is MNARQQNILQVVNQRKSVSVNELAQLSGVSAVTIRQDLNALERNHFLKREHGFAVAVESDDVDTRMQNNFQLKKSLAEYAASLVADGESVFIEGGSANALLARYLADVRDITIVTASHYIARLLKDTACDVIALGGHYQKHSESVVGPLTRSGIQQVHFHKAFIGIDGFHADTGFTGRDMMRCDVVSAVLDKGIETIVLTDSSKFGLIQPYPLTAGRSIGRVITDGGLAAGYQRQLADLGIRCDLVSAE, encoded by the coding sequence ATGAACGCACGTCAGCAAAATATTCTGCAGGTGGTTAATCAACGTAAAAGCGTCAGCGTTAATGAGCTGGCGCAGCTTTCCGGCGTCTCGGCCGTCACCATCCGCCAGGATCTCAACGCGCTGGAGCGCAACCATTTTCTTAAGCGGGAGCATGGCTTTGCCGTCGCGGTGGAAAGCGATGACGTAGACACGCGCATGCAGAATAATTTTCAACTGAAGAAATCACTGGCGGAATATGCCGCCTCACTGGTGGCGGACGGCGAATCGGTGTTCATTGAAGGCGGCAGCGCCAATGCGCTGTTGGCGCGCTACCTGGCCGATGTGCGCGATATCACCATCGTGACCGCCAGCCATTATATCGCCCGGCTGTTGAAGGATACGGCCTGCGATGTGATTGCCCTGGGCGGCCACTATCAAAAACACAGCGAATCGGTGGTCGGGCCGCTAACCCGCAGCGGCATCCAGCAGGTGCACTTTCATAAAGCGTTTATCGGCATTGACGGCTTTCATGCCGACACCGGTTTTACCGGGCGCGACATGATGCGCTGCGATGTGGTCAGCGCGGTGTTGGATAAGGGCATAGAAACCATTGTGCTGACGGATTCCAGCAAGTTTGGCCTGATCCAGCCATACCCCCTTACCGCCGGGCGCTCGATCGGCCGGGTGATCACCGACGGCGGCCTGGCCGCTGGCTACCAGCGCCAGTTAGCGGATCTCGGTATCCGCTGCGATCTGGTCAGCGCCGAATAG
- a CDS encoding MATE family efflux transporter, with amino-acid sequence MKAATDNAVRLSALANDRILPLIIRLALPTIIGVSVSALYQILNAFFIGRLGTQAIAAMALTFPFAIAVSCIGLCFGTGVASFISRYLGAGDNLRAGQYALSSLALGAVCAILLCVFIEYFSLQIFSYMGAANETLALSQRYLRWLLVGYVLVVVNMTCGFIARAEGDTRFSMYTQLAAFICNGLLDPVFIFHYQFGIEGAGIATLIGQCVSVAMYMVHWSSGRSIINLKAGFTSARELRGIVRVGFPSALNALLQVLSIAFLNRVAMHYGDTVVAGVGIASRLLMVAALPLNGLCMGAQAIVGYNLGAGKVQRVHSVIKTLSLFSCGAALLYTLICFFFSRPMAAFFSADPQVIGVAALAIIIFHLSMPFIALQQVCLMYFQSLGVAKTALYISLLRYVVLTVPLLLVLPWYCGVFGIYYALPLADAITGCLCIAILWLQLMRLKAQFASPERCAG; translated from the coding sequence ATGAAAGCAGCAACAGATAATGCGGTGCGGCTTTCCGCACTGGCTAATGACCGGATATTACCGCTCATCATCAGATTGGCGTTGCCGACCATTATCGGTGTGAGCGTCAGCGCCTTATATCAAATTTTAAACGCGTTTTTTATTGGCCGCCTGGGGACACAAGCCATTGCGGCGATGGCGTTGACCTTTCCTTTTGCGATCGCCGTTTCCTGTATTGGGCTGTGTTTCGGCACCGGCGTGGCGTCTTTTATTTCCCGTTATCTGGGGGCCGGGGACAACCTGCGGGCTGGCCAATATGCGCTTTCTTCGCTGGCGCTGGGCGCTGTCTGCGCCATCTTGTTATGTGTGTTCATCGAATACTTTTCGCTGCAGATTTTTTCCTATATGGGGGCGGCGAATGAAACCCTGGCGTTATCACAACGCTATTTGCGCTGGCTGCTGGTGGGCTATGTGTTGGTGGTGGTCAATATGACCTGCGGCTTTATCGCGCGGGCCGAAGGGGATACCCGTTTTAGTATGTACACCCAGCTTGCGGCTTTTATTTGCAATGGGCTGTTGGATCCGGTGTTCATCTTTCACTATCAGTTTGGGATTGAAGGCGCCGGTATCGCCACCTTGATCGGCCAGTGTGTTTCCGTGGCCATGTATATGGTGCATTGGTCCTCCGGGCGCAGCATCATTAACCTGAAAGCTGGGTTTACCTCGGCCAGAGAGCTACGCGGTATCGTCAGGGTAGGGTTCCCCAGCGCATTGAACGCGTTGCTGCAGGTGCTTTCTATCGCTTTTCTTAACCGTGTCGCCATGCATTATGGCGACACGGTGGTGGCCGGCGTCGGTATCGCCTCCCGGCTGTTAATGGTGGCGGCACTGCCGTTAAACGGCTTGTGCATGGGGGCGCAGGCGATTGTCGGCTATAACCTCGGGGCCGGCAAGGTGCAGCGTGTCCACAGCGTGATCAAGACGTTATCGCTGTTTTCATGCGGCGCGGCGCTGCTATATACCCTTATTTGCTTTTTCTTTTCCCGGCCAATGGCGGCGTTTTTCTCTGCCGATCCACAGGTTATCGGCGTTGCCGCACTGGCCATCATCATTTTCCACCTGTCGATGCCGTTTATTGCTCTGCAACAGGTGTGCCTGATGTACTTTCAGTCGCTTGGCGTTGCCAAAACGGCGCTGTACATCTCACTGCTGCGCTACGTTGTGCTGACGGTGCCGTTGCTGCTGGTGCTGCCCTGGTATTGCGGCGTATTCGGTATCTATTACGCGTTGCCGTTGGCGGATGCTATCACTGGCTGTCTGTGTATTGCCATCCTGTGGCTACAGCTCATGCGGCTGAAGGCGCAGTTTGCATCGCCTGAACGTTGTGCGGGCTAA
- a CDS encoding LysE family translocator, whose protein sequence is MPELSALFAFGLVALGMVLTPGPNMVYLISRSICQGRTAGLISLGGVALGFVFYMLCAAFGITALVMAVPYAYDTLRIGGALYLLYLAWQAVKPGGRSPFQVRALPQDSARKLFTMGFVTNLLNPKIAVMYLSLLPQFISPEHGSVLAQSLVLGGLQIAISVSVNALIAVSAGAIAGFLAGRPLWIVLQRWLMGTVLAALAVRMLADARR, encoded by the coding sequence ATGCCTGAACTGTCTGCGTTGTTCGCGTTTGGCCTGGTGGCGTTGGGGATGGTGCTCACCCCCGGCCCCAATATGGTGTATCTCATTTCACGCTCGATCTGCCAGGGCCGCACGGCCGGGCTGATTTCGCTGGGCGGTGTAGCGCTGGGCTTTGTTTTCTATATGCTTTGCGCGGCGTTCGGCATCACGGCGCTGGTGATGGCCGTTCCCTATGCCTACGATACGTTGCGTATTGGCGGCGCGCTGTACCTGCTTTATCTGGCTTGGCAGGCCGTCAAGCCCGGCGGCCGTTCGCCGTTCCAGGTGCGGGCGCTGCCGCAGGATAGCGCCCGCAAGCTGTTTACGATGGGGTTTGTCACCAATCTGCTTAACCCCAAAATCGCGGTGATGTATTTGTCGTTGTTGCCACAGTTCATCAGCCCGGAACACGGCAGCGTGCTGGCGCAGTCGCTGGTGCTGGGCGGCCTGCAGATTGCCATTAGCGTGAGCGTTAACGCGCTGATTGCCGTGAGTGCAGGGGCTATCGCAGGGTTTCTCGCCGGCCGGCCACTGTGGATAGTGCTGCAACGCTGGCTGATGGGCACGGTATTGGCGGCCCTTGCCGTGCGGATGCTCGCCGACGCCCGGCGCTAG
- the gltP gene encoding glutamate/aspartate:proton symporter GltP: MKKNSKSLAWQILIALCLGILVGAIIHSHADYKSWMVGNILNPAGGIFISLIKMIVVPIVISTLVVGIAGVGDAKKLGRIGVKTILYFELVTTVAILVGLVFANLFHPGSGIDMATLHAVDISSYEKTTEQVQSGSHSLVSTILSLIPSNVFAAIAKGDMLPIIFFSVLFGLGLSSLPAETKKPLLDVFKAVSETMFKVTHMIMLYAPIGVFALIATTVANFGFASLLPLVKLVVVVYGAILFFALVVMGFIARLCKLRILTLIRILKDELILAFSTASSETVLPRIIEKMEQYGAPKAITSFVVPTGYSFNLDGSTLYQSIAAIFIAQLYGIDLSIGQQLVLVLTLMVTSKGIAGVPGVSFVVLLATLGSVGIPLEGLAFIAGIDRILDMARTALNVVGNALAVLVIAKWERQFDRQRARIYETHYFANRSVPQFENK, encoded by the coding sequence ATGAAGAAAAACAGTAAAAGCCTTGCCTGGCAAATTCTGATCGCGCTGTGCCTCGGCATTCTTGTGGGCGCCATTATCCATAGCCATGCGGATTATAAAAGCTGGATGGTGGGCAACATTCTTAACCCCGCGGGCGGTATTTTCATTTCACTGATCAAAATGATCGTCGTGCCGATCGTCATTTCGACCCTGGTGGTGGGGATTGCTGGCGTGGGTGATGCCAAAAAGCTTGGGCGCATCGGCGTGAAAACCATCCTGTATTTCGAACTGGTGACCACGGTAGCCATCCTGGTGGGCCTGGTCTTTGCCAACCTGTTTCACCCCGGCAGCGGGATTGATATGGCGACGCTGCACGCGGTGGATATTTCCAGCTATGAAAAGACCACGGAACAGGTGCAAAGCGGCAGCCACAGCCTGGTGAGCACCATTCTCTCGCTGATCCCCTCGAACGTGTTCGCCGCCATCGCCAAAGGGGATATGTTGCCGATTATCTTCTTTTCCGTGCTGTTTGGGCTGGGGCTTTCCTCACTGCCGGCCGAAACCAAAAAGCCGCTGCTCGATGTGTTCAAAGCCGTTTCGGAAACCATGTTCAAAGTCACCCATATGATCATGCTGTATGCGCCGATCGGAGTGTTTGCGCTGATAGCCACCACCGTCGCCAACTTTGGCTTTGCCTCGCTGCTGCCGCTGGTGAAATTGGTGGTGGTGGTGTATGGCGCGATCTTGTTCTTTGCCCTGGTGGTGATGGGCTTTATCGCCAGGCTCTGCAAACTGCGTATCCTCACACTGATACGCATCCTGAAAGATGAGCTGATTCTGGCGTTTTCCACCGCCAGTTCGGAAACCGTCCTGCCGCGCATCATTGAAAAAATGGAGCAGTATGGGGCGCCGAAAGCCATCACCAGCTTTGTTGTGCCCACCGGCTACTCCTTTAACCTGGATGGCTCGACGCTGTATCAGAGCATCGCCGCCATTTTTATCGCCCAGCTGTACGGCATCGATCTGTCCATCGGCCAGCAACTGGTGCTGGTTCTGACCTTAATGGTGACCTCGAAAGGGATTGCCGGCGTGCCGGGCGTCTCGTTCGTGGTGCTGCTGGCCACCCTGGGCAGCGTTGGGATCCCGCTGGAAGGGCTGGCGTTTATCGCCGGCATCGACCGCATCCTGGATATGGCTCGTACCGCGCTCAACGTGGTGGGCAACGCGTTGGCGGTGCTGGTCATCGCCAAATGGGAGCGCCAGTTCGACAGGCAGCGTGCGCGCATCTATGAGACGCACTATTTTGCCAACCGCAGCGTGCCGCAGTTTGAAAATAAATAA
- a CDS encoding formate C-acetyltransferase/glycerol dehydratase family glycyl radical enzyme, protein MVTLNLETLSERIKAHKNALIHIVKPPVCTERAQHYTAAYQANMDKPVPVRRALALASHLSRRTIWIKHDELIVGNQASEVRAAPIFLEYTVGWIEQEIDELADRPGAGFSVSEDNKRVLHQLCPWWRGQTVQDRCYGMFTDEQKALLATGIIKAEGNMTSGDAHLAVNYPLLLEKGLDGLREKVAERRSRINLTVLDDLHAEQFLKAIDITFAALSEHIERYAALARSQAQSEPRPGRRDELLLIAENCELIAHQPPRTFYQALQLCYFVQLALQIESNGHSVSFGRMDQYLYPYYRRDVELTQTLARESAIEMLQSCWLKLLEVNKIRSGSHSKASAGSPLYQNVTIGGQNLVNGRAQDAVNPLSYAILESCGRLRSTQPNLSVRYHAGISDDFLDACVQVIRCGFGMPAFNNDEIVIPAFIGLGVEPEDAYQYAAIGCIETAVGGKWGYRCTGMSFINFARVMLAALEGGKDATSGKVFLPQDCALSQGNFADFDQVLQMWDRQIRYYTRKSIEIEYVVDTALEENAHDILCSALVDDCIERGKSIKQGGAKYDWVSGLQVGIANLGNSLAAVKKLVFEQGVIGQQQLAQALACDFDGLTNEQLRQRLMNNAPKYGNDEDSVDQLLVRAYQTYIDELKKYHNPRYGRGPIGGGYYAGTSSISANVPFGAATMATPDGRKAHAPLAEGASPASGTDHLGPTAVINSIGKLPTGSILGGVLLNQKLNPVTLENTGDRQKLMALLRTFFEDHKGWHIQYNIVSRATLIDAKKHPDQYRDLVVRVAGYSAFFTALSPDTQDDIIARTEHSL, encoded by the coding sequence ATGGTCACCCTGAACCTGGAAACCCTGAGTGAGCGTATCAAGGCTCATAAAAATGCACTGATTCATATTGTCAAACCGCCGGTTTGCACCGAGCGGGCACAACACTACACCGCCGCCTACCAGGCCAATATGGATAAGCCGGTGCCGGTGCGCCGCGCATTGGCGCTGGCCAGCCATTTATCCCGGCGTACTATCTGGATCAAACATGATGAGCTGATCGTCGGCAACCAGGCCAGCGAAGTGCGCGCCGCGCCGATTTTCCTCGAATACACCGTGGGTTGGATTGAGCAGGAAATTGACGAACTGGCCGATCGGCCCGGCGCCGGTTTCTCCGTCAGCGAAGACAACAAACGCGTACTGCATCAGCTCTGCCCGTGGTGGCGCGGCCAGACAGTGCAGGATCGCTGCTATGGCATGTTTACCGACGAACAAAAAGCCTTACTGGCTACCGGCATCATCAAGGCCGAAGGGAACATGACTTCCGGCGACGCCCACCTGGCGGTGAACTACCCGCTGCTGCTGGAAAAAGGGCTGGACGGCCTGCGTGAAAAAGTGGCCGAGCGCCGTTCGCGCATCAACCTGACGGTGCTGGACGATTTGCACGCGGAACAGTTCCTGAAGGCGATAGATATCACCTTTGCCGCGCTGAGCGAACATATCGAACGCTATGCCGCGCTGGCGCGCAGCCAGGCGCAAAGCGAGCCGCGCCCTGGCCGCCGCGATGAGCTGTTGCTGATTGCCGAGAACTGCGAACTGATCGCCCATCAGCCGCCGCGTACCTTCTACCAGGCGTTGCAGCTGTGCTACTTCGTGCAACTGGCGCTGCAAATTGAATCCAACGGCCACTCGGTGTCGTTTGGCCGCATGGATCAGTATCTCTACCCGTATTACCGCCGTGACGTTGAGCTGACGCAGACGCTGGCGCGTGAAAGCGCCATTGAAATGCTGCAAAGCTGCTGGCTGAAGCTGCTGGAAGTGAACAAAATCCGCTCCGGCTCGCACTCGAAAGCATCGGCCGGCAGCCCGCTGTACCAGAACGTGACCATCGGCGGGCAAAACCTGGTCAACGGCCGCGCGCAGGATGCGGTTAATCCGTTGTCCTATGCCATTCTGGAGTCGTGCGGCCGTTTGCGCTCCACCCAGCCGAACCTGAGCGTGCGCTATCACGCCGGCATCAGTGATGATTTTCTCGATGCCTGCGTGCAGGTGATCCGCTGCGGCTTTGGCATGCCGGCCTTCAACAACGACGAGATCGTTATCCCGGCGTTTATTGGCCTGGGGGTGGAACCGGAGGACGCCTACCAATATGCCGCCATCGGCTGTATCGAGACGGCGGTTGGCGGCAAGTGGGGCTACCGTTGCACCGGGATGAGCTTTATCAACTTTGCCCGGGTGATGCTGGCCGCCCTTGAAGGGGGGAAAGACGCCACCAGCGGCAAGGTGTTCCTGCCGCAGGACTGTGCGTTGTCACAGGGTAACTTCGCTGACTTCGATCAGGTGCTGCAGATGTGGGACCGGCAAATCCGCTACTACACGCGCAAATCGATTGAAATCGAATACGTGGTGGATACGGCGCTGGAAGAGAACGCGCACGATATCCTGTGTTCGGCGCTGGTGGATGACTGCATCGAACGCGGCAAGAGCATCAAACAGGGGGGCGCTAAATATGATTGGGTTTCCGGCCTGCAGGTGGGCATCGCCAACCTGGGCAATAGCCTGGCGGCGGTGAAGAAACTGGTATTTGAACAGGGCGTTATTGGCCAGCAACAGTTGGCGCAGGCGTTGGCCTGCGATTTTGACGGCCTGACCAATGAACAACTGCGCCAGCGCCTGATGAACAACGCGCCGAAGTACGGCAACGATGAGGACAGCGTCGATCAACTGCTGGTTCGTGCTTACCAGACTTACATCGATGAGCTGAAAAAATACCATAATCCCCGCTATGGGCGCGGGCCGATTGGCGGCGGTTATTACGCCGGCACCTCGTCGATCTCCGCCAACGTGCCGTTCGGCGCCGCGACCATGGCCACGCCGGACGGGCGCAAGGCCCACGCGCCATTGGCCGAAGGGGCCAGCCCGGCTTCCGGCACCGATCATCTGGGCCCGACGGCGGTGATCAATTCCATTGGCAAATTGCCAACCGGATCGATCCTGGGCGGCGTTCTGCTCAACCAGAAGCTTAACCCCGTCACGTTGGAAAATACCGGCGATCGGCAGAAGCTGATGGCGCTGCTGCGCACCTTCTTTGAAGATCATAAAGGCTGGCATATCCAATACAATATCGTTTCACGGGCCACGCTGATTGATGCGAAGAAACACCCGGACCAATACCGCGATTTGGTGGTGCGCGTGGCCGGCTATTCGGCGTTCTTTACCGCACTCTCGCCGGATACCCAGGACGATATTATCGCTCGTACAGAACACTCGTTGTAA
- a CDS encoding EAL domain-containing protein has protein sequence MKAMNYKAWMMTIASILVGAFCMLLVCQISIAMLDQGKVNDYADSIIARADEVVTESMTSIEDIHAYTFTPCSPEDIYQLRYLVFNAHYLHDIGRLKNNALICTAVRGIIDPPIPLPKADIRQADGVRLWSGATGLFDARIQTDIASRYDIAVFTSPSAFQRFTLPVRGYSALLVSPDNGHIYQSFGAIHPDVLTQPSAWYNQYRQQHQCSNTYDVCVYARLNDSGVLALKPSIIAAIVLAGGAIGGGVSMLLFLLIERNSLLCRQLLHAVKKHELYLEYQPIVCMRRMQIIGVESLVRWNNKGKEPISPEIFIPIAEQQGIINEITHQVTDRALAELQAILQKHPAFYVSINLDISDVLDDDFRNYLNAQVDKHGLSRRQIMLEVTERSTAAHAELADKLNALRQEGYRIALDDFGTGYCNLSYLSSLPFDTLKIDKMFTSAIGTGSVNAKIVDLLFNLTTDFNTSVTVEGVETPEQAEYIRQHSPNAAVQGWHFGYPMSAKALQEKYF, from the coding sequence ATGAAAGCAATGAACTACAAAGCATGGATGATGACCATTGCCAGTATTCTGGTAGGCGCATTTTGTATGCTGCTTGTCTGCCAAATATCGATCGCGATGCTAGACCAAGGCAAAGTCAATGACTATGCCGATAGCATTATCGCCCGGGCGGATGAAGTGGTTACCGAATCAATGACCAGCATTGAAGATATACACGCCTATACGTTCACCCCCTGCTCGCCTGAAGATATTTACCAACTGCGTTACCTGGTTTTTAACGCGCATTATCTGCACGATATCGGCCGCCTCAAAAATAATGCGTTAATCTGCACCGCGGTGCGCGGCATCATCGATCCCCCGATTCCCTTGCCGAAAGCAGATATACGCCAGGCCGACGGTGTGCGCTTGTGGAGTGGTGCCACCGGCCTGTTTGACGCCAGAATACAAACCGACATCGCCAGCCGTTATGATATCGCCGTATTTACTTCCCCCAGCGCATTTCAACGCTTCACATTACCTGTGCGTGGTTACAGCGCGTTGTTGGTATCGCCCGATAACGGCCATATTTATCAATCATTTGGGGCTATCCACCCCGATGTTCTAACCCAACCCAGCGCCTGGTATAACCAATACCGGCAACAGCACCAGTGCAGTAACACCTATGATGTCTGTGTCTACGCCCGCCTCAACGATTCCGGGGTCCTGGCCCTAAAACCAAGCATTATTGCTGCCATCGTGCTGGCTGGCGGCGCCATCGGCGGCGGCGTATCCATGCTGCTTTTCCTGCTGATTGAGCGTAACAGTTTACTTTGCCGCCAACTGCTGCACGCGGTAAAAAAACATGAGCTCTACCTGGAGTATCAACCCATCGTGTGTATGAGAAGAATGCAGATCATCGGGGTGGAATCGCTGGTCAGGTGGAATAACAAAGGCAAAGAACCCATCTCGCCAGAAATCTTTATCCCGATCGCGGAACAACAGGGGATCATCAATGAAATTACCCACCAGGTTACCGACCGGGCGCTGGCAGAACTGCAGGCTATTTTGCAAAAGCACCCGGCGTTTTACGTCAGTATCAATCTTGATATTTCAGACGTGCTGGACGACGATTTCCGCAACTACCTGAATGCGCAGGTGGATAAACACGGCCTATCCCGGCGGCAAATTATGCTGGAAGTCACCGAGCGATCAACGGCGGCGCATGCCGAGCTGGCGGACAAGTTAAACGCACTGCGGCAAGAAGGATACCGCATCGCACTGGACGATTTCGGCACCGGCTATTGCAACCTGTCGTACCTTTCCAGCCTGCCCTTCGATACCCTGAAAATAGACAAAATGTTTACCAGCGCCATCGGTACCGGTTCGGTCAATGCCAAAATCGTCGATTTGCTGTTTAATCTGACCACCGATTTCAACACCAGCGTTACCGTCGAAGGGGTTGAAACGCCAGAGCAGGCGGAATACATCCGCCAGCACAGCCCCAATGCGGCCGTGCAGGGTTGGCATTTCGGTTACCCCATGAGTGCGAAGGCGCTGCAGGAAAAATACTTTTAA